AATGCTGGCATACATTTTTCGGGAAACTTATGTCGATTTTGGGTGTAATTTTCATATTGTGCCTGTGTTATCTTATCTGGGGCGCATTGCATATCCGCCGTTATCGACGACGTATGTTATTATATCGGGATTTTGTCCGGGAAACTTATATACAACAAAACCAAACGGTGCCGATACTCATTACGCGCTACTACGTTCGGGAAGTGGAAGCGTATAATCGGGTGATAAAATTATGGCCTTTTTATCAATGGCTGCCATCAGTCGATGCAGCCCGATTGCTGGTCGGCACCCCGTCAAAAGGAGAATTTAAGTCAGAAAAAATCCAGGAGGACAAAGAGTCCTGAATTATTCACTTTAATTATTTTATGATGAACAAAACTCAATTTGCAAAGGCCGTTGCCGCCGAGAGTGGCGAGACGGCTGCGAGTACCGTCCGGGTGATGGATGCGATGATGAAAGTGATTGGCGTATGCATGGCGCATGACGAACGGATCGTGCTTCCTGGCTTCGGCTCGTTCTATACGCAGGAACGCCCGGCCCGTACGATGCGCAATCCGCAGACGGGGAAGCCACTGAAAGTTGCCGCCCGAAAGACTGTGAAGTTCCGCGTGGGTGCTAAACTCCGGGAACAGACTTCGAAAGAACCCAGAGTCGCGAAAATCCAAGGTTCTGGAAAAAAGAAATAGTGGTTTCGGGCTCCGGAGTGCAGGAAGATGGAGGAAAACCCTGATTTGCAGCAACGGACTGCGGAAATCGTAACATACGTTACGGCCCGTATCCGCTTATTGCGATGCGAACGGGGGCTTACGGTGCAGCAGGTCGCCGATAGTTGCGGTATGGAGCGCTCGAACCTGAGCCGCCTGGAAGCGGGACGTTCGAACCCTACACTACGTACGCTGTGTGTCCTCTGCCTGACGTTGGACATCGGTATTCGGGAACTCTTTCCGCCTTCGAGCGGAGAATTCCCAGATGCAACGCCCAAGG
This Alistipes onderdonkii DNA region includes the following protein-coding sequences:
- a CDS encoding HU family DNA-binding protein gives rise to the protein MMNKTQFAKAVAAESGETAASTVRVMDAMMKVIGVCMAHDERIVLPGFGSFYTQERPARTMRNPQTGKPLKVAARKTVKFRVGAKLREQTSKEPRVAKIQGSGKKK
- a CDS encoding helix-turn-helix domain-containing protein, producing the protein MEENPDLQQRTAEIVTYVTARIRLLRCERGLTVQQVADSCGMERSNLSRLEAGRSNPTLRTLCVLCLTLDIGIRELFPPSSGEFPDATPKVALPDLGAMNDKTD